A genome region from Nycticebus coucang isolate mNycCou1 chromosome 4, mNycCou1.pri, whole genome shotgun sequence includes the following:
- the CKAP2L gene encoding cytoskeleton-associated protein 2-like produces the protein MVGLGSAASAAAEERQRKLQEYLAAKGKLKSQNTKPYLKAKNNCPNLPPSKSTIRPQKNITSHVILPIKDKSSTSIKLQPRPASITGCQKPKLEPPKLPGKRLISTYVSTNPDCKPSSKSCQQHKARSSTVGELSKKPTGSLNIQELKTTKQQVIDQTIAKCTDSMDNTHVENESLGGFLKDTNKENLLQILSKPEKNPDPELCTRNKPKTNSYNLTKNSLASKQVLGKSSVNNAVLKDRMNKQSVGETRNRTLTLKSQQPTRGRDLARPGEKPPRIAPSQFSQTLSKTQSSKKTVVKEIKVNRSKYERPNETKLRLYPVAEQKVKPTKPKTDSSLLPQGNNNRFSNIRQNQRSTQPCFKPQSAGVLQKSKAMSQKHNSTVGHFNSVISSTPTVRANGTSGNKCGNSFQQKAQTLDYKLKKSLPQSHFLNKTAPKTQADFTNKNGQKVPNGTQANTNIKKKATVEDRRKQLEEWQKSKGKIYKRPPMEFKTKRKIIEEMNISFWKSIEKEEEERKAQLELSSKINNTLTECLKLIEGGEFSSEIHTILSSIPEAEKFAKFWICKAKLLASKGTFDVIGLYEEAIKNGATPIQELRDVVVNILQDPNRTTEAAKTNITSVEELTKNAESIKSCLSPKKKEQVAATPQITKAEQDNHPGIKLQIASIPRINGMPEVQDMKLITPVRRSARIERAVSRYPEMLQEHDLVVASLDELLEVEETECFIFRRNEALPVTLGFQVLES, from the exons aCTATTAGACCTCAAAAGAATATTACCAGCCATGTCATTTTGCCTATCAAAGATAAAAGTTCCACTAGCATTAAACTCCAGCCCAGACCAGCCAGTATTACAGGGTGCCAGAAGCCAAAGTTGGAGCCACCAAAACTTCCAGGCAAAAGGCTGATTTCAACGTATGTTTCTACTAACCCAGACTGTAAGCCTTCTAGCAAGAGTTGTCAGCAGCATAAAGCTAGATCATCCACTGTGGGAGAACTGTCGAAAAAACCCACAGGGTCACTTAATATACAAGAATTGAAAACTACAAAGCAACAGGTCATAGATCAAACAATTGCTAAATGTACAGACTCTATGGACAACACTCATGTTGAAAATGAATCTTTGGGTGGCTTTCTAAAAGATACCAACAAAGAGAACTTGCTCCAAATCTTATCAAAACCTGAGAAGAACCCAGACCCTGAATTATGTACCAGAAATAAACCAAAAACTAACTCTTATAACCTAACCAAGAACAGTTTGGCTTCTAAACAAGTCTTGGGCAAAAGTTCAGTTAATAATGCTGTTCTGAAAGACAGAATGAATAAACAATCTGTTGGAGAAACACGAAACAGGACTCTAACCCTAAAATCACAGCAACCCACTAGAGGAAGAGATCTTGCAAGACCAGGAGAAAAACCCCCAAGGATAGCTCCTTCTCAATTCTCTCAGACCCTTAGTAAGACTCAATCATCAAAAAAAACAGTGGTCAAAGAAATAAAGGTTAATAGGAGTAAATATGAAAGACCAAATGAAACTAAGTTGCGGTTATACCCTGTTGCTGAACAGAAAGTAAAGCCTACCAAGCCCAAGACAGACTCCAGTCTGCTTCCtcaaggaaataacaacagattttcaaacaTCAGACAAAATCAGAGATCCACTCAACCTTGTTTTAAACCTCAATCAGCAGGTGTACTGCAAAAATCAAAAGCCATGAGCCAGAAACATAATTCGACAGTTGGCCATTTTAATTCAGTCATTTCAAGCACCCCTACCGTAAGAGCAAATGGAACCAGTGGTAATAAATGTGGCAACAGCTTTCAACAAAAAGCACAGACTTTGGACTACAAATTGAAAAAGAGTCTTCCCCAGAGCCATTTTCTGAACAAGACAGCTCCCAAAACTCAAGCTGATTTCACaaacaaaaatggacaaaaagtCCCAAATGGAACTCAAGCGAatacaaacattaaaaagaagGCAACAGTTGAGGATCGAAG GAAACAACTGGAAGAATGGCAGAAATCtaagggaaaaatatataaaaggccTCCAATGGAatttaagacaaaaagaaaaataatagaagaaatgaatatttcATTCTGGAAGAGCattgaaaaagaagaggaagaaagaaaagcacaactTGAATTGTCCAGTAAAATTAACAACACTCTTACAGAATGTCTGAAGCTCATTGAAGGG ggtGAATTTTCTAGTGAAATACATACCATATTGTCCAGCATTCCTGAAGCTGAAAAATTTGCTAAATTTTGGATCTGCAAAGCAAAGTTGTTGGCAAGTAAAGGCACCTTTGATGTTATTGGTTTATATGAAGAGGCCATTAAAAATGGAGCAACA cCAATACAGGAGTTGCGAGACGTTGTGGTTAATATTTTGCAAGATCCAAACAGAACCACAGAAG CTGCTAAAACTAATATAACATCAGTGGAAGAACTGACCAAGAATGCGGAATCTATAAAGTCTTGtctctctccaaaaaagaagGAACAAGTTGCAGCAACACCTCAAATAACCAAGGCAGAACAAGATAATCATCCTGGTATCAAATTACAGATTGCTTCAATCCCTAG AATAAACGGGATGCCAGAAGTGCAAGACATGAAGCTTATTACTCCTGTTCGGCGTTCGGCAAGGATTGAGCGAGCAGTGTCCCGCTACCCAGAAATGCTTCAGGAACATGATTTAGTAGTGGCTTCTCTTGATGAGCTATTAGAAGTGGAAGAAACAGAGTGTTTTATATTCCGCAGAAATGAGGCTTTGCCTGTAACATTAGGGTTTCAAGTCCTCGAATCATAA